The Chionomys nivalis chromosome 4, mChiNiv1.1, whole genome shotgun sequence genome contains the following window.
CCCCTGTTAAGTAGCTGGGTGTCAGAGATGATCTAGACTGGGATTCAGGTAATCTGAACCCAGAACAGTGGTGACCATGTCCTGGGAGGGGCAGGTCCCAGGGACCAAGCAGGTCAGTCTAAAAAGTCTTCAAGTGTCCCTAACGACAAATTCAGCCCTGCCAGGCTCACCAATCTTGCTTCTCCTTGAGCTGGGGAGTCAACttcatgtatggtgtgtgtgtatgtgtgtgtgtttgagcccTGGAGATATGCACTTTCTGAAAACCTGACTGGGGAAGGGCATCTTGCCCGTGCACAGACTGACTTGGCATCCTCTCACCTTTGCTTGAACACACTGCTTACTGTTAACCCAGTGGGGCAGTGAGCTTGCCCACCAGATGGCTCTTAGTTGGCAGAACTAGGCAGTCCACAGAGTATGTGGGAGGACATGCTGGATCCCGGGCTATTCCTTTCTAGACTCAGACCTGGCCTTGGGTTCACGCAGCTGTGGACAGACGGGGTATCCGAGCTGAGTTTCCTAGCCAGCCTGCCTCTTCCGTATGtatttctggttttctttaaaagttccCATTACTCAGGCCTTCAGTGGGCACCGAGACAGAAATAAACCCCACAAGGCATCCCAGCCAGAAGCTGGGAATCCGATTCTCCCTCAAAGGGCGGAAGAGGCCCCTGTGCAGAGTATGCCAGACCACAATGGCCCACACACTCCACATGGCCATGAATATGCCCcccctccatgcacacacacatgcatagccTTACATACATTTCCCACACACACTGgcttcatacatgtacatatataagcCTTCATGCGCATGCAAGCATTCAGGTTTTCCTCACATAGAAGGACCCATACCTTTTGTAGGTTTGtcgtatgcacacatacactcaggcacacactcCCTAAAAGCCTAACATCTAGTAGTGACCACACACTCTAGGTCCCAAACCCAGCCATTCTCAAGGTAATGATGGGCAAGAGAAGCAAGGCTGAAGAGGCCGAAAGAGGAGGCTGGCCCTATGCAGCTTAGGAGGAGAGTGGCCTCATGGGAATCCTGGTCTAGGTCTGCCAGGGCTTCTGAATTTTTAAGAGAAGCTGGAAAGCTGAATTTTTATGTGAAATACCCTGATTTTTAAATGTTGGCTCAAGATGTTGAAAATACTGGGAGAGCCAAACCAAACATGTCTAAGAGCCAAATTCCACCCACAGGCGGCATTCGCAGACCACgggtgtacacacaaacacacacacacacacaaagatcacatatacacaaacacacatacaaacaaaaagtcaCTGGTACACAGTCTCCTAGATGCTCCAGAAGACACAGACAtgtacaaagacacacagatagatacaAACATGATATAAATATACACTGgcacacattcaaacacagagGTATACGTGCCAATAGAACCACAAGCAGACACatagacaaataaatacacaagttTGCGCAGACCTACAAATATACATAGAAATCCGTGCACAATGCAGCCTTCTATCGTAGTGGTCTTGCTGTGGCACACAGTGTAGCAGCATGGCCTTTGGACAAAAACTACTGTGTGGTCCACACCATTACCCTTTGACTCAAATGCTGAAGAGTCTGGGTCAGGTTGACTTGGATGAACAAGTGCTTCATATGACTGGCAGAGATGTTCTGGCAAAAGGCCTCCTCCATCTGGCCTTTTCAGGAAGTGATTGGATCCACAGACATTGATGAAGGGGTGGGTCTGGGCTGGCCGAGAGCCCACCTCATGTCCCAGAACCTATCCTCCAGCCTAGCCTTAATGCATCCCCTGCCTGCATGACAGTGAAGTTGAAGCAGGAAGCTGTGAATGATTCCCCCTTGCATCCTGAGAGGTGGCCTGTTTGCCCATGGCAGGAAGACGAGAGCCCTGTCCAGGTAGCTGAAACTTAGCCTGGGGACAAACTTTCCTGGGGTCAGGAAAACTGAGCAGGGCCTGACCTCCAAGGAGCCGAGGCTCACAAAGGGTAGTAGGTGGCCCAGGGTAACACAGTATGCACACAGTCAGCCAGGGCCCAGGCTCCTGCTGGACTCCATAGCCCctttcccctctgtctctcttggcCAGTGGGACCAGCCCCACCAAACCAAGGGTTATTTCGGTTTACTGGGGTAGCTTCAGGCTGGGATCCTTCTGTGATTGCTGAGAAGGCATCAAGGACAAGGAGAGAGCAGGACCCAACCTGGTTGTGCTGAAGTCATACCACAAGCCCCATATCCCTGTTCCCCAGAGCCAGTGACCTCTCAGGATCCTGGGTCAGGACTGTCGCTTCACAGATAGTCAGCAGGACTGAGTTCCCTCAGACCCCTGGACAGGGTCAATCCCTCTTGAACGTCCAGAGAACTCAACACCCTCCCCTGGTCTATCCCCCTGTCACCTCCTTGGGGTGAGGACCGGAAACTGTGGACTACTGTGGCCTGCCCACTGCAGCTTGCAGGCCAAGGGTGCGCAGCAATAGAATTTGTAGTCCCATGATTCCATTCTGAGCTGGCAGCTATAGGCTTAGCCCCACATGAGACTTCCCTCAGAGTGGACCTAActccttgttgttttgttttgtttctctgtagctttggagcctgtcctgaagttAGCTCtcgtagccttgaactcacagagatccacctgcttctgtctccagagggctggaattaaaggcgtgagccaccactgccctgtaaTTGCTCAGGATCTTTAGCAATGCTCTCCCAGCTGGTGCTGAGGGGATGGGACCCACAGAGAGGTAGAACCTCTTGGCAGGCTCCAGGCAGGTGAGAGTTGGACCTGGCCACCACGCTGACCAGATCTGAAGTCCAGTGGATTCTGTGAGGTACCTGGATAACAGACTGTGGAAGCAGTGGACAGGGGTCTCCTGATGCCCTCCTCCTTGTCTACTCACTGACTAGCCCTGGTTCTGTTTATGTGTTCCTTGTGGCTTGGCTGGGCTGCGGGGCCTTGCAGGGAGAAATAACCACCTGGCTCCAGTGACTGTTCAAGACAAACAGGGCCCTGACCATCTGCCAGGCCCGCTGAGGGCTCCCACGTCTGCCAACACCTGGACAGCCCAGGTGGGACTTGGGGGCCTCTGAGTGAGGGCCAGCCTAGGGCCAGAGGTTCCCAGTCCAGAGTCAGAGAACTGGTCTTAGGCTGATGTGCAGGGGCCAGTTCTGTCCTAGACATCCAGCCGGGGCAAGTGCTACTCAGCCTAAGGGTAAAGCAGCCGTTCCTGTCCTGGGTGCAGATATCCTGAGGAGGCTGGGCTCTGCTGAAGAGGTGTCAGCTGAATGTGGGCGGTCTGGTGTGACCTGGGTGCATAATGCAAGATGGAATCTTAGGGCATCCAACccctttataaaggaaaatggcAGCCCTATCTTGGGGACCCAAATGAAGATAACCAAGTGGGGAAGGTAACAGCTTGGCCAGGGGGTGCTACCCGGATGTTTTCAGGTAACTGGGCCCAATGGTCTTTTGACAGTGGCCCAATATCCAGATGGCTTCTAGACTCGGTAGACAGAGTAAGTAACCTTGAAGGCTCAGCAGTCTGGAAGTTCTGGAACTCTGAGCTGAGACGACAGGCTAGTGTGGACCCTGTACAGAGGTAACACATACCCCAGCAAGGGGAATGAGGTCTTGTCCTGCTGAGGACTCCTTCCCCAGCCAGTGTGTCATCCAGGGTCTTTGGTAGCGCTATCACTATCTTCTGAcctgctttcctgcctcctctgACCCTTCCGCAGCTCTCTTTCCCCCACATGAGAGCAGGGCCGCTAGTTTTCCTCAGACCTAGAATGTCAAGTGACTCCAACTCAGCCTGGCTCAGTAGCCCTTGCGGGCCTGGCCTGTGTGTCACCATCCACACTATACAGTGCTCCCTAGAAGCCTTGGATGGCCATGTGACCTGCTGGCCATCAAGAACGGCAGATGGGCTTAGCCTAGGAGTGCTCAGTTAAATGCCCACACCACCCAGTGCTTGAATTAGATGGCTTTGGCCTGGGGCAGATGGGGGGAGGAGAGTCTGGAGGAAAAGCATTATGGTTTGAGCTGACGAAGGGAGGATTTGATGGGAGCACCATTGGGAGACACAGTAAGCAAAGGAGCCCATGTATAGGCATGTAGCCTGTGTCAGGCCTTTTGAGGGCCCATACATGGTTCAAGGCTGGATTAGGAGGTCCCAGAGGATGATGCCGTGGGTATGGAGATGTCAGGTAGGGAGACTGAGCAAATGCTGTGTCCTTAGTGTAGGTGTAAGTAGGTCTAGTCTTACAGACCTGCACCCCAGCTAACCTTAGGGCCTCAACTCCTAGCTTCTGGAGCCAGGGCAGAGGCAGCCTGACTTCCACTCACTGGCCAGAGGTTCCTGCAACCTCTGCCTGGTGGCTGGAGGTATATCCCTTCCATTCTGGGAGCTGCGGTCATGCATGGAGGACTCCTTGGGTGGCTACCAGATGGGAAAGGTTCACCTGGTGGAAGAGCCTCAGGCCTGAGTTTGGGCCCTGGTGGACAGTGATTTCGGCTAGTAGGTAGGGGAGCTGTTCTAAAGAAGCCTGACTCCACATGTGTTCATGACAACAGGGGAAGGCTGGCTGTTCCCACATAGGTCCACCTGGCTGCCATGATCCCTGGAGACTTGAACCTTTCTGggcagtgttttttgtttgtttgcttatttgttgtttttgtttgttttggttttttaacacagggtttctttgtagctttggagcctgttctagaaatagctcttgtagaccaggctggcctcagagatcctcttgcctctgcctcctgagtgctggaattaaaggcgtgcaccaccaccgcccgactgcttgttttttaagacagggtcttatgtaccCCAGGCTGCCTTCTGCCTTGATCTACACAGCCAAGAATGTCCTTGACTATCTGAGAACTGGGATTTGGGTGCACCTAGTTTATAAGGTGCTGGAGTGGAACCTAGGGCTTCGTGAATGCCCGGtcagtgctctaccaactgagccacctcgaGAGCAGAGTCATCTTTCTGTTGGACAATGCTGAATTCCCAACTCCCAGATCCATCCTAGGTAATAGGATCCAGGGTCCTTCTCCAAGCCATGGGGTGAGGTCTCCCCAAACTCTCTCATAGCTCCTAGACCCCGCCTTCCTTGAATGAAACACAGGAAGCCACACATagctcccttttcctttttttcttttttttttttcttttgtttttcttcctgatCCAGTCCCGAATGGACAACCAGCCAACCATTGGCCTTTTGGTCCATCTATCCATTTGTCCACGCCAGGAGTCCAGTCCCTGGTTCCCAGTCACATGACTGTTTCCCACTCTTCCTGCAGCAATGGAGGTGGTCGTGTAGCCCCAGAGGCCTCCTCATCCAGGCCTGAGCAGGAGCCATTGAGGAATCCATCGTCCTTGGGAACCCCCATAGTAATTGGTATGGTTTCATTCTCAACAGTTGGAGCCCCTGGCTTGGCATGGCCAGGCAACTGGGAGTGGccgttggtggtggtggcaggcagcaggcggGGGCTGAGGGGAAGGCTGAGTCCTGCACGGGGGCCTACATTGGTCACACTTGTGTGAGACACCATTGGGCCATAGCTATAGCTGCTACTCCCACTTCGTGCTTTGCGCTTGAAGTCCAATGCCAGTGTCCAGCGGCTCCAAGACTTCCTGATTTCTGCTTGTACCTTGGGGAAATAGATGGGTGGCAGTCAGGTGTGCCCTTAACCCTTGTGCTATATGTTTTACCTGACACCATCCCTGCAGTAAATGGCAGGCGACTACTGCAAACACCAAGGTCAAGTCAAATCACACGGATCCTCAGAACACAGGCAATTGTCAGTTGACAGCGGGCAACAGATAGAGCCAGAACCCAAAGCTCAAATGGTCCAAAGATGGCTGAGCCCTTAGACTGAGTGGGACCAGGGAGACTCTTTGCTCTGTCACACACGGAGGAGCCCACACACCCCACTATAGGCTGAGTCTGAATCATCTTTAAAGCTGTCTCTATGTCTTCAGTGTGGTCAGAAAGGTTCTTGAGGAGCAAAGAAAGAATGGGGGGCTGAGGAGAGAATGAAGGGACAAGACTGGGAGAACTCCTACCCCGACTTCTCCTACCCCGCCCCTGTGCCGCCTACTACTTACCTCACCATTGCAGAAACAGTATATGATGGCGACAAAAAATCCCTGTGAAGAGAGGCACGTGCAGTCAGGATCACGTCCCGTCCCCCACCCTGTtccccaggagctgggcaggCCACATACCTGGAAGGAGTTGAAGAGCATCTCATAGTGCATCTGGATCTGCCAGAGTGTCCCTGAGACCTCGGTGTACGGCAAGGCCATGAAGACGGTGTAGTGGACACCGAAGAGAGGCACAAGGACCAGCGTGGACCTGAGCAGCTTCCTGGCCATTGGGGCATGGAGATTAGGCCATGTTCTTTGCCCCACAATACAGCACTTCATCTTCCCACCCCAACCAGGCCCAGGCTCCAGAAGTGATGGAAGGACCAGAGGCTCTGGCTACTGTCACTTGGCAACCAAGTTCAGCTAGATGGCTTATGCCAAGAGGCAAAGTGTTACTTGGGTTTTTTGGTTCTGAGAGGTGTCCTCGAGCACATCACGGGTACAGTTGCTCTGTCCTTGGGCCCTCTGCACCTGCTGGCATGCACCCATCCTCCATGACCCAACCATTGGGTTTCTCCTGAGCGGATGTATTACTGGCACCAACCTCTACCCATCTGCCcctttgattcccagaatccagcTGTCTGAGGGTGGCTGGTATGTACTACACTAGCAAGCCCTGGCCATAATGCAAAAAACTTCATACCAAGTGACATGACCCagcactgctgtgtgtgtgtgtggggggggggattgggGAGTCACAGAGCCAGAGGCGACTCACAAGCTCAACCATAGGACCTCTATGCTGGCAACCAGTGACCCTGAACTCTATCCCAACTCCAAAGAGCCAGAACTCACCGGTACTGCTGCCTCGTGTCACATCGGCCTGCATTGGTCTCCCGaagcttagtggcaagcacccgGATGATGTTGATGAAGAGGATGAAGTTGAGCTGTGGAGGGAGGCCACATTGGAGACTATACCCTAGTAGCACGGCACAAGGATTCCTGGATCCAGAGCCATGCCATAGACCCTACTCTGTCACTGCATCTCTGGGTGGTTCCTGGggccctcagtttccccatctagaCTGGAGTAGGGATCATCTGGTCTGCAGGTCTTTGGGTTTCTGGCCCTTGGGGTCCAGGGAAGCCACTGTAGATATTCTTGTTAAGGGCTAGTCATTCATGCTCACACTGCCCCCGACTCCTGCTCACCACAACAGATGCCAGAATGGGCACCTGAATGATCCACTTCTTGTGCCCGGAGCTCAGGTCCCAGCACCTGGGGGAGGAGGAAGCATTAACCACCGGCCTCTTCCTTCTCAGCCAACCCACATAGGCCCCAGAGTTGGCCTGCTCTGACATGAGCTGTCGAGGACACAGGACAGGTGTTGCACGTGTCCAGGCCTGATACACTCTGGGCCTCTTTGGAAGCTACCTCCTATAACTCTGAGGTGGTTCTTGGCTGAAGGCAGATCAGAAACCCCTGAGGCTAGAGCTGCTGCTGCCCGGAGTCGCCCATGATtcacagaagagggagccagagcATTTACAGCCTGTGTCAAGGTTCCTGCCCACCTCGCAATACTCTGCTGCTGGACCTACCCAGTGTTGGCCAAGGTTGCTCTGACACCGACCCACACAGCCACGAAGACAGCTGGAAGACCTGTGTGTACAAGGAACAACAGAAGGGTTGTGACTTTTGCCCCCAATCCAATGACTTTCCTCAGCtcactgccccacccctcaccctacGCACATGGGCTATTTAATGCCACCCTAACAACCTGAAATGCCAACCCTCTTTAGGCTATGTGCATCTTATGAGTACCTATGCATGCCTGCCGGGCATGTGTTGATATGTGTGGTATCAAAAGCTTTTCCCAGCTCATTCTGCCCTGGACTTGGAAGTTCCATGCGGGGAGAGCCAGTGAACAGCATCTGTCTGTCAAAAACTGCCTCTCCAAGCCTTGCATGAAAGGTTCTAGCCTTCATGGACGAGGGCAGATAAAATGAAGACTGTCGTCCCAGGCTATGCAGAGGCCACAGGGTCCTGACATATGGGAGTCTGAGTGAAGGGGGCCTGGCTGCCCTCCAGGCTTTTATTCCTAGCCTGGTGGATCcttgggaaagggggaaagggtgTCACCTGGGTTTGTGGTAAGGGTGTGACATTCCCAGATCATAAGGTTCTGTGTGCTCCCTAATCCACATGTTTCCAGCCCACCCAGACACCTTCCAGTTCAGAAGCTTGTGTTAGTTCCTGGAATCAGGCCCAGACCTGCCCAGCTCTGGGGCTTGCTATGGTGAGGTCAGGGGTAGGGCATGTGCCAAGGGCCGAGGATGCTGTGGAGACTGGCCTGAGGGCTTTCTGGAGGCTCTAGCCACTGGCCCACCCCTCCACAGTCTGGCAGCTTTCCTCAGGGCCCAGCCAAGCTCCGGAGCTGCCAGCAATAATGGACAATTATCAGTAACTAGATCCCTGAGCCTGAGGGGGGCTGGTAGGATCGCAGCATCCCAGGAATCCGCTGCAGAGAGGTTACAGAAGTTAAGTGGAACCGAGCTGCTGGGCCTGTGGCTCTGAACCGCGGGACCTCGCCTCCGGGTAACAGATGTGAGCCCCTCCACAGGGCTCTGGGTCAGGGTAGGGTCCAGACTACATCCCCAACCCTGGGATAACTAGTGACTGGAATTCCCACTCTGATCCCACATTTAACCTCATCTCAAACCCAGTAATTATCACCCCACGTGGGCTGAAATGCCAGTCAAGTCAACAGCCCTGGGGGAACCCTGCCCATAGCCAAGTTAAGTCCCCTAAACCTAGAAGAGGGTCTAAGTCACAGCAGGATGGGCAGACCTCCCTTCACCCTCCCTACCCACCACACTAGTCTCCATACCCCAGCCAAAGATGGTGAAGCCCCACAAGTACTTCTTCTCCGAGAAAAAGGCCATGAAGATGAGGCTGTGCAAGTACAGCCCCTCCACCAGAATCCAGTAGTAGTTGGTGGCCAGGAAGTAAAGGAAGAAGGTCACAGCCACACGGCAGCCAGCCTAGGAGACCAACTAGAATTAGCAGAGAGGTGGAGCACACATCTAGGCAAGGTCTGGTCTGCATTAGGTGAGAAGGCAGAGCTTACTCTGGGGCTTCCGGGATGGGACCCGGTGTAGGTGTCGGGTGTTAGCAGCAGGTGGCCAGGTGAGAGGGGTGGTTGGAGCACTCCAGTGTGGAGGGAAGGGGACTAGGAGCCCTTAGCAGTAAGACTGGGAGCTGAGCTGAGACGTGGCCCCTGTGAGAAGGGTTTGCACGCCTGAAGCTGCAGGAGGTAGCAAGAGACAGGCAGGTGCAAATGGAGCCTGCGGGGCACTCACGTAGCCAACGGCAGCAGCGGCGGGCGGAGGCGGCACCTGCGCGATGATATGCAACTCTTCCTCAGTGAGGCGCTCGGCCTCATCCAGCGTGAAGCCAGAGTACAGCACCGCGTCCTTCACGAAGATGCTCGCGGCACGCAGCATAAACGACAGGAACATGTGCATGTGGATGTAGTTGCGCGTGCAGTGCAGCCGCCTGCGGGGCGTGCGACATCACTGTGGTGAGGGCACGGGGGACGCAGCGGTGGGCAGGAAGCTGGGCTGTGCGCCGTAGGTGGGGATATCACGCAGGGGGGGATGGAGCCAgtgaagggggagaagggaggctcGCACCCTGGATCCCTCCAGTCCCACCCTAAGCcatgccccacccctcacccgcCTTTGTCCTGCCCCCCCGCCCCTTGCCCCGCCCACCTAAAATAGGCTAGGATAAGCACAGCCACGGTAAGGGAGGCGAGGGACATGGAGTATCCCACGGTGTAGATCATGCCTAGGCGGTCAAATACCTCCTGCGCAGGCGAGAGACAGAGAACTGGGACTCAGGGTGGGTGGGCACTGAGGGAAAGCTGGAGGACAAATTAAGGTTGCTGGAGAAGTAAAGGCTAGGAGTGTGGGCTGGGTCGAGGTTCActaatggggtgggggtggtcttATGGGTTCGCACCCGTTCCCGAGTCTCGttggtcatgaatttgaggcacTCGCTGTAGTTGGCCCATGTTCGGTTGTGCCCGGGAACCACCTCCCAGCTGCCATTGCGGTCACAGCGTCTGTAGGCATGGCCTGTAAGGGCAGTGGGACAGTCAGGGCAGGCATAGGAGGTCTGGAGTCACTGAGGCCTGAGCTCCACTTTAGGCTATCcccgtggttctcaaccctttCGGCTCGTCTCACCTTTGTGATTGAAGTCATAAATGTAGTCCGGACAGGGCACCGCCACCACTTCACCTGGTGCCCCTAGTGGCCAGCAAACGATGTTGTCCCACTCCGGCAGGCAGGGACGTCCTGTGCCCAAAGAAAACACATGGTAGGGGGCACAAAAGGAGGGTGAGATCCACAGTTACAGTACAGGGGCACACTTGTGCTTTGATTCCCACAGGGGCAATGTGCCCTGTGACTGGGAACTTCAGGTTTAGAGCATTCAGGAAAGAATATAGTgagctcttccttcctcttgctcCCTAAACC
Protein-coding sequences here:
- the Pth1r gene encoding parathyroid hormone/parathyroid hormone-related peptide receptor isoform X3, whose product is MDSDKGWTPASTLGKPRKEKASGKFYTESKENKEVPTGSRRRGRPCLPEWDNIVCWPLGAPGEVVAVPCPDYIYDFNHKGHAYRRCDRNGSWEVVPGHNRTWANYSECLKFMTNETREREVFDRLGMIYTVGYSMSLASLTVAVLILAYFRRLHCTRNYIHMHMFLSFMLRAASIFVKDAVLYSGFTLDEAERLTEEELHIIAQVPPPPAAAAVGYAGCRVAVTFFLYFLATNYYWILVEGLYLHSLIFMAFFSEKKYLWGFTIFGWGLPAVFVAVWVGVRATLANTGCWDLSSGHKKWIIQVPILASVVLNFILFINIIRVLATKLRETNAGRCDTRQQYRKLLRSTLVLVPLFGVHYTVFMALPYTEVSGTLWQIQMHYEMLFNSFQGFFVAIIYCFCNGEVQAEIRKSWSRWTLALDFKRKARSGSSSYSYGPMVSHTSVTNVGPRAGLSLPLSPRLLPATTTNGHSQLPGHAKPGAPTVENETIPITMGVPKDDGFLNGSCSGLDEEASGATRPPPLLQEEWETVM
- the Pth1r gene encoding parathyroid hormone/parathyroid hormone-related peptide receptor isoform X2, which produces MGAARIAPGLALLLCCPVLSSAYALVDADDVFTKEEQIFLLHRAQAQCDKLLKEVLRTAANIMDSDKGWTPASTLGKPRKEKASGKFYTESKENKEVPTGSRRRGRPCLPEWDNIVCWPLGAPGEVVAVPCPDYIYDFNHKGHAYRRCDRNGSWEVVPGHNRTWANYSECLKFMTNETREREVFDRLGMIYTVGYSMSLASLTVAVLILAYFRRLHCTRNYIHMHMFLSFMLRAASIFVKDAVLYSGFTLDEAERLTEEELHIIAQVPPPPAAAAVGYAGCRVAVTFFLYFLATNYYWILVEGLYLHSLIFMAFFSEKKYLWGFTIFGWGLPAVFVAVWVGVRATLANTGCWDLSSGHKKWIIQVPILASVVLNFILFINIIRVLATKLRETNAGRCDTRQQYRKLLRSTLVLVPLFGVHYTVFMALPYTEVSGTLWQIQMHYEMLFNSFQGFFVAIIYCFCNGEVQAEIRKSWSRWTLALDFKRKARSGSSSYSYGPMVSHTSVTNVGPRAGLSLPLSPRLLPATTTNGHSQLPGHAKPGAPTVENETIPITMGVPKDDGFLNGSCSGLDEEASGATRPPPLLQEEWETVM
- the Pth1r gene encoding parathyroid hormone/parathyroid hormone-related peptide receptor isoform X1 — translated: MKSPRGRGRGAGLGRLSGGPRHSWQGGGRGGVLGVDADDVFTKEEQIFLLHRAQAQCDKLLKEVLRTAANIMDSDKGWTPASTLGKPRKEKASGKFYTESKENKEVPTGSRRRGRPCLPEWDNIVCWPLGAPGEVVAVPCPDYIYDFNHKGHAYRRCDRNGSWEVVPGHNRTWANYSECLKFMTNETREREVFDRLGMIYTVGYSMSLASLTVAVLILAYFRRLHCTRNYIHMHMFLSFMLRAASIFVKDAVLYSGFTLDEAERLTEEELHIIAQVPPPPAAAAVGYAGCRVAVTFFLYFLATNYYWILVEGLYLHSLIFMAFFSEKKYLWGFTIFGWGLPAVFVAVWVGVRATLANTGCWDLSSGHKKWIIQVPILASVVLNFILFINIIRVLATKLRETNAGRCDTRQQYRKLLRSTLVLVPLFGVHYTVFMALPYTEVSGTLWQIQMHYEMLFNSFQGFFVAIIYCFCNGEVQAEIRKSWSRWTLALDFKRKARSGSSSYSYGPMVSHTSVTNVGPRAGLSLPLSPRLLPATTTNGHSQLPGHAKPGAPTVENETIPITMGVPKDDGFLNGSCSGLDEEASGATRPPPLLQEEWETVM